The region CTATCAGATTCATCACTCGGGTAAAGTTATAAGCCCAAGCCATAAGACTCCACTCACCCCTCACTTTGTTCAAACCACGTAACAGAAAATGGTCCCAGCCTGCTCGGCGTTTGAGTGTGCCGAAGGGGTGTTCCCCTGATGCTGATCTCTGCCGCATGATGCCCGGATGCTTTACCATGTACTCAAGGTGCGCAGCAAGTACCTCTTCATGCTCACCCCTCGAAATCCGCCGATTCTTACTCTTCGGTGAGAGACATTGCTCACGAATAGTACAATGGCGACAATCGGACTTCAGGCTAGCGTAGCACTGTTGCCATTGGTTGTTTTGGTAGTGGGGTTTACTTGTCGGTTTCAACACGCATTCAGTCGGGTAGGGTGCGCTGCGCGCACGCGGGCTGCAAAAATCGCGTGCGCATGGCGCACCCTACCGAAATGATAAGCGGGCAAGTCCCTTGGGCCAGATTCATGAATCGCCCCTACGATTTATGGCCAATAGCGCGTATCATAGGCGTTGGAGTTGGCCGAACAGTCGCTGTGCCTAACGGCATGGAGGAAAGTCCGGGCTCCATAGGGCAGAGTGCCAGGTAACGCCTGGGAGGTGTGAGCCTACGGAAAGTGCCACAGAAAATATACCGCCTGTCTCGCAAGGGGCCGGTAAGGGTGAAAAGGTGCGGTAAGAGCGCACCGCGCCGGTGGTAACACTCGGCGGCACGGAAAACCCCACTCGGAGCAAGACCAAATAGGGAAACATAGGCGTGGCCCGCGCTGTTTCCGGGTAGGTCGCTTGAGGTTCGCGGTGACGCGTGTCCCAGATGAATGGCTGTTCTCGACAGAACCCGGCTTACAGGCCAACTCCAAATTTAATACTGCTTTATCACAGAGACACAGAGCGCACAGAGTGATTTCAGGTGGGCGCAGGTCTCTGTATTCAGTGAAATCGATTAAGTCCGCGCCACAAAATCTCTGTGTTTTCGGTGTCTCTGGGGTGAATTATTGTTTTTATCTCATGACGCCAGCGCTCAAAAGGCGTCAATTTTTTAACATGGTGGTTTAGCAGTCCTTCCCAAGCGCCTGATTTGCTTCCGTTCTCCGTTTTTTTCAACGCAAAATAAATTACCTTTCAGCTATGCGTGAATTCGCTAAGTCACTGTCATTAAAGAAAGATTTTCCCTTTCAGGGGGTAAAAATTCTTGACAGGTGGGCAGATGAATTCCTATAGTGTTAAGAAGTGGGTGAAAGTGGTCGATAGTGGGATAGACGGGGATAAATTGGGAGACCGTACTTGTTCCGTGGGGTAAGCGCCATCATTGTGGATGCCAAGGGGCGGATGGCGGTTCCGGCGAAGTACCGGGATCGTTTGCAGGAGTGTTGCGCCGGTCGTTTGGTGTTGACGGTCGATCTCGATCGTTGTCTGTTGTTATTTCCAGAACCCGAGTGGGAACAGTTCGAGCGCAAGCTCGTGCGCTTGCCAACATTGCAACCGCGCGCGCGGCGTTTGCAGCGTTTGTTGCTGGGCCATGCTTCGGAATTGGAGTTGGATAGTCATGGCCGGATTTTGTTGCCGGCGTTGCTGCGTGAATATGCAAATTTGGATAAGCGAGTCGTGTTAGTCGGGCAAGGTGCCAAATTTGAGTTGTGGAACGAGCAGACGTGGAATGAACGGCGTGAATCCTGGTTGGCGGAAGAAGCGAGTGCCGCCGGGGATCTGTCCGCTGAACTGGAATCGTTGTCGTTTTGAAGCAGGGGGGCGCTGAATTCGAGCACCGCCCAGTCATGCTGGAGGAAGTGGTGGAGGCGTTACAGCTCAAGGCGGGAGGCAACTACGTTGACGCGACCTTTGGTCGTGGCGGCCACGCTGCGGCCATTTTGCAAAAGCTGGGTGCCGGCGGACGCTTGATCGCGATTGATAAAGATCCGCAAGCAGTAGCGGCGGCACGCATCCAATTCGCCGATGACAAGCGATTTACAATTTATCATGGCAGCTTTTCCGATTTGCGTGAAGTGGTTCATGAGTCTGAGTTGGAAGGGCAAATCGATGGCATCCTGCTTGATCTGGGCGTTTCTTCGCCGCAACTGGATGATGCGGCGCGTGGATTTAGTTTTATGCGCGATGGGCCGCTCGATATGCGAATGAATACCTCGCGTGGGCAAAGCGCGGCTGCGTGGCTGGCAGTAGCGGGTGAAGGTGAGATTGCGCGTGTATTGCGTGAGTTGGGTGAAGAGAAATTTGCAAAGCGTATCGCCCGCACCATTCTCCAGGCGCGCCAGGAAGCACCGATCGATACCACGGGTCGCCTGGCGGCGGTAATCTCGGCGGCCATTCCGACGCGGGAGCGGGACAAGCATCCGGCGACGCGTAGTTTTCAGGCGATCCGTATCTACATCAATCAGGAATTGGAAGATTTACAAGCTTGTCTTGGTCAGGTTGTCGACGTGTTGCGTGTGGGTGGTCGGTTAGCGGTGATCAGTTTTCATTCCTTGGAAGATCGCATTGTCAAAAATTACATGCGTGATGAGGCGCGTGGCGACGATTTTCCGGAAGATTTTCCGGTGACGGCAGATCAATTAAATCCACGTTTGCGGTTAGTGGGTAAAGCAGTGCGGGCAGGAGAGGCAGAGGTTGATGCTAATCCCCGTGCGCGCAGTGCCGTGCTGCGTATTGCGGAGAAAGTTTAATGGCAGCGCTGCGGGCAACGGCGCGCCAGTCTCAATCGCCCTGGCTGTGGCCGTTGTTGGTTGTGATGGGCGTGGCTGTGTTGTTGTCGGCGCTGACGGTGGTGTACGCCAAATTCAAGAGTCGGACCCTGTTTTCTGAGTTGCAGGCGTTGCAGGCAGAGAAGGATGGTCTTGATGTTGAGTGGGGACAATTGCAACTGGAGCAGAGCACCTTGACTGCGCATGGGCGGATTGAGGGCATTGCCCGGAGTCGCCTTGGATTGACGTTGCCAACGCAGAAACAGGTGGTGATTGTCAGGCGATGAACAAGTTTGAGCCAAAATTATTTCAATTGCGGCGTTGGTTTCTGCTGGGCCTGGTGTTATTGGCGGCGGCGGGGTTGGTGTGGCGTGCTCTGTATTTGCAATGGATGAATAAAGAGTTTTTGCTGAATCAGGGCGATGCGCGCCATTTGCGGGTGATTGAATTGGCGGCAACACGGGGAATTATTTTTGACCGCAACGGTGAGCCGTTGGCAATCAGTACGCCAGTGGATTCAATCTGGGTAAACCCTAAGGCCTATCTGGGTCAGGTCAAGCCAAAGTCAGAAGCGGCGTTGTCGGGTTTATTAGAGATAAAGAAGGATGAGTTGCGTCGCCGGATTAAGGCGCGCGGCAGCCGTGAATTTGTCTATTTGCGGCGCCATGTGGCGCCTGAATTGGCAGACAAGGTTGCAGCGCTGGAAGTGCCAGGCGTGCATTTGCAACGTGAGTATCGCCGCTATTACCCCACCAGTGAAGTGACAGGGCATGTTGTTGGTTTTACCGATGTCGATGATGGTGGCCAGGAAGGTATGGAATTGGCCCTTGATTCGCAGTTGCGCGGCGTCAATGGCGCCAAGCGCGTGTTAAAAGACCGTCTCGGTGAAGTGGTGGAGGATGTCGAGCATATTGCCGATCCACAACCCGGGCATGATGTCACGCTCAGTATCGACCGTCGGGTGCAATATCTTGTTTATCGTGAGTTAAAGGCGGCGGTGCAGGCAAATGATGCGCGCTCGGCATCGGCTGTGTTGTTGGATGCCAGCTCGGGTGAAGTGCTGGCGATGGTCAATCAGCCTACCTTTAATCCAAATAATCGCGACACCTTGAAAAGTGATTACTACCGGAATCGTGCGGTGACAGATGTATTTGAGCCGGGTTCGACGGTCAAGCCATTTACCGTTGCGGCGGCGCTGGAGGCGGGCAAGATCAAGGCTAATACGTTGATCAATACAGGGCCGGGGTATCTTCAGTTGGGCCGTTATACCATTCGCGATGCGGTCAATTACGGCACGATTGATGTTACGACTATTCTGCAAAAATCCAGCAATATCGGCGCCAGTAAAATTGCGTTGACGATGCGCCCCGAGCAGTTGTGGAAAGGATTTTCGCGTGTCGGATTCGGCATGAGGAGCAGCAGTCAGTTTCCGGGTGAGGTAGAAGGCAAGGTCGGCGACTACAGTCATTGGCATGATGTGCAGCAAGCAAGTTTTTCTTACGGCTATGGTCTTTCAGTAACGGCGCTGCAATTGGCGCGCGCGTACTCGGTGTTGGCTAATGATGGCATGCTCAAGCCGGTTTCATTTGAAAAGCTTGAGAGGACGTCTGAGGGTGTGCAGGTGATGGACGCAAAGGTGGCAGTTCAAGTGCGGAGCATGCTGGAAAGTGTTGTTGCCGATGCGGGTACAGCCCGGGCGGCGCGCGTCGATGGCTATCGAATTGCGGGTAAGACCGGAACTGTGCACAGGATGGATAATAACGGTTATGCCGATGATCGTTACAGTTCCCTGTTTGTAGGTATGGCGCCAGCATCACGTCCGCGGCTGGTGATGGCGATCGTGATACATGATCCACAGCGCGGTGAATATCATGGCGGAACGGTTGCGGCACCCGTGTTTGCGCGGGTGATGACGGGTGCACTGCGGCTGTTGGATATTCCGCCAGACAATTTGCCAGCACCGGAATTGCGGCAGGCGGCTACTGAGTCCGCGCCGGCATTTGGCAGCGGATTGATCAAGACGGCGGCAGTGGGAGGCGTGCATTGATGGTACAGCCAAAACTGCTTTCCGATTTGTTACGAGGTTTGATTGCTGCATCTGTGCCCGTAGTGACGGTGACGGGGTTGGCCCTGGATAGCCGTCAGGTGCAACGCGGCGATGTGTTTTTGGCGCTGGCCGGTGTGCAGGCGCGTGGCCATGAGTTTATTGATTCGGCGATCGAAAACGGCGCCGTTGCGGTGCTTTATGATGCGGACAGCGGCGCTGTAAATGCGGGCTGCAAAGTGCCCTGTATAGCAGTGGCGGGTTTGGCACACAAGGTAGGAATAATCGCCGAGCGTTTCTTTGACGAACCTTCGCGTGAGTTGTTTATGGTGGGGGTCACCGGCACCAATGGCAAGACTTCATGCACTCAATTTCTGGCGCAGGCTTATCACGATGATGCGCCCTGCGGTGTCATCGGCACGATTGGCAATGGTTTTTATGGCGCGCTGGATGTGGCAAGTCACACGACGCCGGATGCGGTGAGTCTGCATCGTTTATTGCGTCAGCTGCGTGATCAGGGGGCGACACGGGTAGTGATGGAAGTGTCATCCCATGGTCTGGATCAAGGACGTGTGGCGGGTGTCAATTTTAATGTCGCTGTTTTTACCAATCTCAGTCGCGATCACCTGGATTATCACGGTGACATGGCGGCTTATGGCCGTGCCAAGAGTCGTTTGTTTTCCTTGCCCGGACTGCGTTGGGCAGTGATCAATACCGATGATGCATTTGGTCACAGTTTAGTGGATGA is a window of Gammaproteobacteria bacterium DNA encoding:
- a CDS encoding transposase, producing the protein MKPTSKPHYQNNQWQQCYASLKSDCRHCTIREQCLSPKSKNRRISRGEHEEVLAAHLEYMVKHPGIMRQRSASGEHPFGTLKRRAGWDHFLLRGLNKVRGEWSLMAWAYNFTRVMNLI
- the mraZ gene encoding division/cell wall cluster transcriptional repressor MraZ, which gives rise to MFRGVSAIIVDAKGRMAVPAKYRDRLQECCAGRLVLTVDLDRCLLLFPEPEWEQFERKLVRLPTLQPRARRLQRLLLGHASELELDSHGRILLPALLREYANLDKRVVLVGQGAKFELWNEQTWNERRESWLAEEASAAGDLSAELESLSF
- the rsmH gene encoding 16S rRNA (cytosine(1402)-N(4))-methyltransferase RsmH → MLEEVVEALQLKAGGNYVDATFGRGGHAAAILQKLGAGGRLIAIDKDPQAVAAARIQFADDKRFTIYHGSFSDLREVVHESELEGQIDGILLDLGVSSPQLDDAARGFSFMRDGPLDMRMNTSRGQSAAAWLAVAGEGEIARVLRELGEEKFAKRIARTILQARQEAPIDTTGRLAAVISAAIPTRERDKHPATRSFQAIRIYINQELEDLQACLGQVVDVLRVGGRLAVISFHSLEDRIVKNYMRDEARGDDFPEDFPVTADQLNPRLRLVGKAVRAGEAEVDANPRARSAVLRIAEKV
- the ftsL gene encoding cell division protein FtsL, which produces MAALRATARQSQSPWLWPLLVVMGVAVLLSALTVVYAKFKSRTLFSELQALQAEKDGLDVEWGQLQLEQSTLTAHGRIEGIARSRLGLTLPTQKQVVIVRR
- a CDS encoding penicillin-binding protein 2, with product MNKFEPKLFQLRRWFLLGLVLLAAAGLVWRALYLQWMNKEFLLNQGDARHLRVIELAATRGIIFDRNGEPLAISTPVDSIWVNPKAYLGQVKPKSEAALSGLLEIKKDELRRRIKARGSREFVYLRRHVAPELADKVAALEVPGVHLQREYRRYYPTSEVTGHVVGFTDVDDGGQEGMELALDSQLRGVNGAKRVLKDRLGEVVEDVEHIADPQPGHDVTLSIDRRVQYLVYRELKAAVQANDARSASAVLLDASSGEVLAMVNQPTFNPNNRDTLKSDYYRNRAVTDVFEPGSTVKPFTVAAALEAGKIKANTLINTGPGYLQLGRYTIRDAVNYGTIDVTTILQKSSNIGASKIALTMRPEQLWKGFSRVGFGMRSSSQFPGEVEGKVGDYSHWHDVQQASFSYGYGLSVTALQLARAYSVLANDGMLKPVSFEKLERTSEGVQVMDAKVAVQVRSMLESVVADAGTARAARVDGYRIAGKTGTVHRMDNNGYADDRYSSLFVGMAPASRPRLVMAIVIHDPQRGEYHGGTVAAPVFARVMTGALRLLDIPPDNLPAPELRQAATESAPAFGSGLIKTAAVGGVH
- a CDS encoding UDP-N-acetylmuramoyl-L-alanyl-D-glutamate--2,6-diaminopimelate ligase; this translates as MVQPKLLSDLLRGLIAASVPVVTVTGLALDSRQVQRGDVFLALAGVQARGHEFIDSAIENGAVAVLYDADSGAVNAGCKVPCIAVAGLAHKVGIIAERFFDEPSRELFMVGVTGTNGKTSCTQFLAQAYHDDAPCGVIGTIGNGFYGALDVASHTTPDAVSLHRLLRQLRDQGATRVVMEVSSHGLDQGRVAGVNFNVAVFTNLSRDHLDYHGDMAAYGRAKSRLFSLPGLRWAVINTDDAFGHSLVDEIPESVGVVTYGMEEPGVLRGDRIQGQLIRLDRQGLVLAVDTPWGQGMIKSPLLGRFNASNLLAVLGALLASGIKFETAVQRLQRLNTVPGRMEHFGKEGQPLVVVDYAHSPDALYQVLTTLREHCAGKLWCVFGCGGNRDRGKRPLMGEVAEQYADQVVITNDNPRREDPQMIIDEIRSGMKHSKTVTVIADRASAIAHAVRQAGIDDVVLIAGKGHEDYQQIGDVRHPFSDRAQVQALLGMAA